ACGGAGAATTGTCTATGCGCTGTCCATTTTGTTTTACAGAAGAAACCAAGGTAATTGATAGCCGTTTGGTATCGGATGGCTATCAAGTTCGCCGCCGTCGTGAGTGCGGTAATTGTCATGAGCGTTTTACTACCTTTGAAACAGCCGAATTAATCGTACCAAAAATTATTAAAACTGACGGCACTCGAGAACCGTTCAATGAAGATAAATTACGCAGTGGTATTCAGCACGCCTTAGAAAAACGCCCTGTAAGTGCGGATGATGTTGAACAAGCAATTAACCATATAATTTTTCAATTACGCGCGACGGGTGAACGTGAAGTACCAAGTAAACTGGTTGGAAAACTCGCGATGAATGAGTTAAAAAAACTCGATAAAGTGGCTTATATTCGTTTTGCATCGGTCTATTTGAGTTTCGATAATATTAATCAATTCACCAAAGAAATTGAGAGCTTAAAGGATTAACCATGAGCGAATTTTCTGCACAAGATCGCAAATTTATGCAACGCGCCTTGGATTTAGCCGCCAAAGGTCAATATACCACTACACCGAACCCATCGGTAGGATGCGTATTGGTAAAAAATGGTGAAATTGTGGGGGAAGGCTTTCATTTTAAAGCGGGGCAACCTCATGCTGAACGCGTTGCCTTAGCCCAAGCTGGCGAAAATGCCAAAGGAGCAACCGCTTACGTCACCTTAGAGCCCTGCTCTCATTATGGTCGCACACCGCCTTGTGCATTAGGATTAATCGAGGCTGGCGTAGTGAAAGTCATTGCAGCTATGCAAGATCCGAATCCTCAAGTCGCAGGGAAAGGTTTGAAAATGTTATCTGATGCAGGCATCGAAAGTGCGGTGAATTTATTAAACGATCAAGCGGAAAAAATAAATAAAGGCTTTTTAAAACGAATGCGTCAAGGTATGCCTTTTGTTCAACTCAAACTTGCAATGAGTTTAGATGGACGAACAGCAATAGCAAGTGGAGAAAGTAAATGGATTACGGGCCCTGATGCTCGTTCTGACGTACAAAAAATGCGTGCAAAATCATCCGCACTTTTATCTACTTCTGCGACAGTAATTGCAGATGATCCAAGCCTTAATGTACGCTGGGACGAATTTCCTGAAAATCTTAAAACAAAATATAAAAAAGAAGATCTTCGCCAGCCTGTACGAGTCATTTTAGATTCACAACATCGCATTCAGCCGACTCATAAACTTTTTTTAACGCATTCTCCCGTTTGGTTAGTTTCTAATGAATCGCGAGATTTAGCAGGCTTTCCTGATTTCTGCGAACAAATTATTCTTCCAAAAGAAAATTTACTAAAAGAATTAATGCGAGAACTGGGAAGACGCCAAATAAATACCCTTTGGGTAGAAGCTGGAGCAAATTTAGCGGGTAGTTTAATTGATGCGAAATTAGTAGATGAATTGATTATTTACGTTGCGCCCAAATTACTTGGCGACAATGCTCGTGGTCTATGCCAATTACCGAATTTAACTAAACTTGCTGATGCACCATTATGGCAACTCAATGAATTAGAACAAATCGGTGACGATATAAAATTAACTTACACACCGAAAGGAATCTAAATGCTTAAAAAACTTTTCCATTCCGCACTTTGGGGCTTGGCTGCTGCGGGCGTGATTTTGTTTGCGGTTCCAAGACTGAATAACAGCAATATTTTCACTTCAGACGATATTGTATCGTTCAAAAATGCGGTGCGTATTGCCTCTCCAGCAGTAGTGAATGTTTATAACCGATCTTTTTCTTCCGCCAGCATTAATGATAATGATCAGCTACAAGTGAATAACTTAGGTTCTGGCGTGATTATGAGTAAAGATGGCTATATTCTGACGAATAAACACGTTATCCAAAATGCGGATCAAATTGTAGTAGCGTTACAAAATGGAAATATTTTTGAGGCAAGCCTTGTTGGTTCAGATAATCTCACCGATCTCGCTGTTCTCAAAATTCGTGCAAATAATCTTTCAACCATTCCACAAAATTCAGATCGCCAAGCTCACGTTGGTGATGTGGTATTAGCAATCGGTAATCCCTACAACTTAGGACAAAGCGTATCCCAAGGTATTATTAGCGCGGTGGGGCGTAATGCTGTAGGTGATTCTGTTGGCAGACAAAACTTCATCCAAACCGATGCTTCAATTAACCGCGGCAACTCAGGCGGTGCGTTAATTAATTCTGCAGGGGAATTAGTTGGAATCAGCACCCTTAGTATTGGGAAAACCGCTAATGAAATAGCAGAAGGACTAAATTTTGCGATTCCAATGGATATTGCAAATGATGTTTTACAAAAAATTATACGAGATGGACGTGTTATCCGAGGTTATTTTGGCGTGCAAAGTGACATCAGTTCAAGTAGTGAAGAAGGCATTGTCATCACTGGTGTAAGTCCTAATAGCCCGGCAGCAAAAGCAGGAATTCAATTAGGTGATGTCATTTTGAAATTAAATAATCAAGAAGGCATTTCAGCCCGAGAAATGATGCAAATTATCGCAAATACAAAACCTAATTCAAAAGTTCTAGTCACCATTCTACGATTAGGCAAAATTTTACAACTTCCTGTTATAATTGAAGAATTTCCAGTAAATTAAAAATTGCGGTCGTTTCTGACCGCTATTTTCATCTCTCTTTTCCATCGAAAACCAACTCACCCTAACCCATTTTCTGACATTTCGGGCAAAAGAAACTATTACGCTGGCCTATCACTAAACTTTCAATTTTTGTACCGCACTTAGGACAAGGTTTGTCTTTATTGCCATATACCAATAATTCTTGTGCAAAATATCCTGGGCGCCCATCTGGCTGTAAGAAATCTTTAAGTGTCGTTCCACCTTGAATAATAGCTTTTCTCAAAACATCTTTAATCGTATTTACTAGGGAAATACATTGATTGCGGGTCAGATTTTTAGCGAGTTTAAGTGGATGAATACCACAAATAAACAAACTTTCATTCGCATAAATATTACCAACACCCACCACCACTGCATTATCCATCAAGAAAGTTTTAAGTGCGGTCGATTTTTGACGAGATTTTTTGAATAAATATTTTGCATTAAATTCATCAGAAAGCGGTTCAGGCCCTAGCTTTAAGAAAAGATGAAAGTCATCTAAATTCTCCGACCACAACCATGCACCGAAACGACGGGGATCGTTATAACGTAATAATTTGCCATTATTCATCACAATATCAATATGATCATGTTTATCTATTACGCTATCCTGTGGCACAATTCGCACCGAACCTGACATGCCGAGATGCCCGATGATATAACCTTTTTCCGTGTGAATAATCAAATATTTTGCTCGACGAGTGAGATCGACAATTTTTACATTTTTTAGCGTTATCAATTCCTCTGATACGGCCCAGCGCAATTTAGGCTGACGCACGACAACTTTCTCAATCGTAAAATTCTTAAGATAAGGGCTAATACCGCGTAGTGCAGTTTCGACTTCAGGAAGTTCAGGCATGATTTGTTCCTTAATAAATCTTGGATAGAAAAAAACCCGAACAATGTCGGGCTTTTTCTAAATAAGCAAAATTATTTGATTTTTGCTTCTTTATAAATAACGTGTTTACGCACTACTGGATCAAATTTTTTGATTTCCATTTTTTCAGGCATATTACGTTTATTTTTATCAGTTGTGTAGAAGTGACCGGTCTCTGCAGTAGAAACTAAACGGATTTTCTCACGAGCGCCTTTAGCTGCCATTTTTTAGCTCCTTAGATTTTTTCGCCACGAGCACGGATTTCAGCTAATACTGCATCAATGCCTTTTTTATCAATAATACGCATACCTTTCGCAGTTAAACGTAAGGTTACGAAACGGTTTTCACTTTCAACCCAGAAACGATGAGTATGAAGGTTTGGAAGAAAACGACGACGTGTCGCATTCATCGCGTGTGAGCGGTTATTACCCACAGCTGGACGCTTGCCTGTTACTTGACAAACTCTAGACATAATAATCTCCAATAATTAAATATAAGCTCGAGCTTACGGTTCGGATTGTTTAAAGCCAGTTAAAACCAGCTTGCTACCTCGTCAGGTCGCGCTAATCCGACCCGCTTACTATATTAAAGGTCGCAAATTATACTGACTTTGTTTTCATTTCTCAAGTGTAAATGCGATTTTCCTGGATGTAATCGGTAAAAAAATGGTCAACATTATAAAAATTTATAATAAAAAGTTCTCTGCAAAAGAATAGCAATCTGTTTTTCCGACAATTAGGTGATCAAGCACTCTGATTTCCATTAGTTCTGCAGACTCCTGAATTTTTTTAGTAATAAGCTGATCCGAATAACTCGGCTCCGTTATGCCCGAGGGATGATTATGCGCCAAAATTAAAGCAGCTGCATTACAATAAAGTGCCTCTTTAATTATTTCCCGAGGATAAACCGCTGACACATTAATTGTACCTAAAAATAACCGCTCTTTTTTAATCAGACGATGTTGATTATCCAAAAATAAAACCATAAACACTTCTCTTTCCTCATGTTGCAATTCAGTGAGTAAAAAAAGTTTTACCGTTTCAGGATCATTAATAATCGGTGTACTTAACATCTCTTGCTTTAAATAACGCTTGGTCATTTCCGTAATCGCTTGCAGCTGAATAAATTGCGTAATGCCTAAGCCTTTCACTGAGCAGAAGGCTTTTTCATCTGCAGAAAGTAACGTATGCAAGGAACCAAAATGTGATAAGACATTTTTAGAAAGCTGAATGACTGGGCAGCCTTTTATGCCAGTTCGTAAAAAGATCGCCAGCAATTCATAATCAGCGAGCGTTTCTACACCAAATTTAAGCAATTTTTCCCGTGGCATTAAATCATCATTGTTTTCCATAAAATATTAAACGCAAAATAGAAAAAATTTTGACCGCTCTTTTCTTGTTTTACGAGTAACTTATGTAAAGTCTGCGATATGTATCG
This portion of the Haemophilus haemolyticus genome encodes:
- the nrdR gene encoding transcriptional regulator NrdR, translating into MRCPFCFTEETKVIDSRLVSDGYQVRRRRECGNCHERFTTFETAELIVPKIIKTDGTREPFNEDKLRSGIQHALEKRPVSADDVEQAINHIIFQLRATGEREVPSKLVGKLAMNELKKLDKVAYIRFASVYLSFDNINQFTKEIESLKD
- the ribD gene encoding bifunctional diaminohydroxyphosphoribosylaminopyrimidine deaminase/5-amino-6-(5-phosphoribosylamino)uracil reductase RibD; this encodes MSEFSAQDRKFMQRALDLAAKGQYTTTPNPSVGCVLVKNGEIVGEGFHFKAGQPHAERVALAQAGENAKGATAYVTLEPCSHYGRTPPCALGLIEAGVVKVIAAMQDPNPQVAGKGLKMLSDAGIESAVNLLNDQAEKINKGFLKRMRQGMPFVQLKLAMSLDGRTAIASGESKWITGPDARSDVQKMRAKSSALLSTSATVIADDPSLNVRWDEFPENLKTKYKKEDLRQPVRVILDSQHRIQPTHKLFLTHSPVWLVSNESRDLAGFPDFCEQIILPKENLLKELMRELGRRQINTLWVEAGANLAGSLIDAKLVDELIIYVAPKLLGDNARGLCQLPNLTKLADAPLWQLNELEQIGDDIKLTYTPKGI
- the degS gene encoding outer membrane-stress sensor serine endopeptidase DegS, encoding MLKKLFHSALWGLAAAGVILFAVPRLNNSNIFTSDDIVSFKNAVRIASPAVVNVYNRSFSSASINDNDQLQVNNLGSGVIMSKDGYILTNKHVIQNADQIVVALQNGNIFEASLVGSDNLTDLAVLKIRANNLSTIPQNSDRQAHVGDVVLAIGNPYNLGQSVSQGIISAVGRNAVGDSVGRQNFIQTDASINRGNSGGALINSAGELVGISTLSIGKTANEIAEGLNFAIPMDIANDVLQKIIRDGRVIRGYFGVQSDISSSSEEGIVITGVSPNSPAAKAGIQLGDVILKLNNQEGISAREMMQIIANTKPNSKVLVTILRLGKILQLPVIIEEFPVN
- the mutM gene encoding DNA-formamidopyrimidine glycosylase produces the protein MPELPEVETALRGISPYLKNFTIEKVVVRQPKLRWAVSEELITLKNVKIVDLTRRAKYLIIHTEKGYIIGHLGMSGSVRIVPQDSVIDKHDHIDIVMNNGKLLRYNDPRRFGAWLWSENLDDFHLFLKLGPEPLSDEFNAKYLFKKSRQKSTALKTFLMDNAVVVGVGNIYANESLFICGIHPLKLAKNLTRNQCISLVNTIKDVLRKAIIQGGTTLKDFLQPDGRPGYFAQELLVYGNKDKPCPKCGTKIESLVIGQRNSFFCPKCQKMG
- the rpmG gene encoding 50S ribosomal protein L33; the protein is MAAKGAREKIRLVSTAETGHFYTTDKNKRNMPEKMEIKKFDPVVRKHVIYKEAKIK
- the rpmB gene encoding 50S ribosomal protein L28, with amino-acid sequence MSRVCQVTGKRPAVGNNRSHAMNATRRRFLPNLHTHRFWVESENRFVTLRLTAKGMRIIDKKGIDAVLAEIRARGEKI
- the radC gene encoding RadC family protein; this encodes MENNDDLMPREKLLKFGVETLADYELLAIFLRTGIKGCPVIQLSKNVLSHFGSLHTLLSADEKAFCSVKGLGITQFIQLQAITEMTKRYLKQEMLSTPIINDPETVKLFLLTELQHEEREVFMVLFLDNQHRLIKKERLFLGTINVSAVYPREIIKEALYCNAAALILAHNHPSGITEPSYSDQLITKKIQESAELMEIRVLDHLIVGKTDCYSFAENFLL